The stretch of DNA TATCATaacaatattaattttattaacaaaaacataaaaataaaagataaaaaaaaaataattttaacgttccGATTGGTGGTGACGAACGACGTCGATAATAGCGAATAGAGTCAGTGATGTCAGACGATGATGCCACTAGAGATCACGGGTGGCTGTTATGGATGAAGAGAGCAATAATGAGAGGTGAAAGTTGCTTTGCATTTGCATCGATACTTGAGTGATAAAAGGGACGCTGATTTAAATGTCGAGCGGCACCGCTTTACATCTACACCGGTGTTGATGTAGCTATCGAGTGATATAACTCGGCATCGTATCATCGACCCTTTTATCGTTTGATAATTGTGTTGACGTCGACGAAGATGCAGAGCAACAAAATGGTCACTCAACATTTACATCAACACTTACATAGATGTAGAGAGGCATCGCTTGGCAACTGCATCGGTACTAACGCAGATGTAAAGAGGCCCTCACCTCTCGTCATCATTTTTCTCATCCACAACAGCCACCTACGACCCCCAATGACACCGTCGTCCACTACTATTGACATTGTCTGTCAACACCAATTggaacatcaaaattattttttttttatttttattagtaaaatcaagTAAATAGACCTAACTATTTTACTTTCGTAGTTATAAgtttgtcaatataattttttaaaatatagagattAAAATACTAAAAGTAATTAACTATCATAGCACTACTCTGGTACCATCTCTTTCATTCTCTTTGGACCTTACATACTAGTAGTAATTGGAGACCTCGAAAATAATCTAATGACTTGAAAAGCATATGAACCATCATCATCTCTCACAAATATGGGACCTAAAGGATTTTCCCAAATGTATCTAAATTCTAATTACCCATTATGTTGAATATTCACCAAATAAATGTTAAATGATGAATATTGGAGCTGAGGAGGGTTAATATAAatagtttttttaataaatatagaaGTTATGTTCGTGGCCTAATCGCTACTGACTCACTCATATGTTATAAAGAAGCAATTTTACTATTGTTCTCCATttatagaataataataataataataatgttattattattattgttgttgttattattattatcatcatcttaTTCTAAACgtaaataataaagaaaagaatAATATTAAAAAGTACAGCTGACAGTGCATGTTCCTATCAGGCATTAGAAGCTTATGGATTCTTCTTTGCTAACTAAATAGGATGGAATAAATCCTCCTTCCTTAAAATATGTTGTAACTTTACAATCTACTTTAACCATTTTGACGAAGGAATCGATCCAACATTCCCCATCGACTTTATTCTCAGATTATTAATATTTCAATCTCATCCATATCGCCTTTGACAACCATCGTTGGAGGATTTAATGCAAAGATTAGAAGAAAACCATGCTCTATCTAGTTGGGTGAATCTTGATGTTTAAGCTTTGCATCATTGGTGGCGAAGTTATTGGAGCATAAATCCAATCCATGGAGGGAATTGGATGGCAATTGACGTTTATAGTTGAACATGCATGAGTGACAAAATTGACAATTTAAAATAGTTCATGAGGACCCATCACTTGCGTAAAACAAAAAGGAATCACATTCTTTGATTAAAAATGCGAAGTATCTTTTGATATTAAAGTAAATGTAGTCCTTTCAAAATAGAACACATGATAGTGGTTAGATCATGCTAAAAAGGCTTTGTACGGTTTTGTTGTAGTTGGATAAAAGAATTTATCCATTGAgcttaaatatttcttcctctcttCAATTAATTAATTAAGGGTAACACTCGGATAACTACTAAGAACTCTTTAGACTTATGTCTTGAAAGTAAGTCATGGATAATATTGACTTTAAAAGTGAGACATGATAGTACTATTAAAAGTAATTTATGTCAAATCACTAAATTTATGTGCCACATTTTGCttcactattttttttatttgaaattaaacaTTATACCTATAATATCCTTAGTTTAGTCTCACATCACATGTCGAAGgcatttaaattaatttataggAGCCACATGAGTGCAAGATCATATGAAAAGATGGTTTAGATTCAATAAATTAATGAGTTAGTTATCCTATCCAATCggatattaataataatttaaaaccaATTTGATAGGTGAAGAGTTAgaatataaaaagaataatatataaaAGAATAATGTATGAATGAGATGAGAATAATTTAAAGCCGATTTGATAGGGAAAGAGTTAAAGAGTATAAAAGAATAATGTATGAACGAGAGGAGTGTATTCTATCGAGCCCACGAAGAATATGATTGAAAGTACAACTCAGATGAGATTATAATGTAAATACAAAATCTATCACCAATTGGACGTTATCACAAAATAAAATCATTAGTATCATTGTCAAATCTCCatatcacacacatatatatatttcttttacaaCATCTAAAACGTATTATGCAATTTATTTGTAGGAACATTTGTCAAACAAATTTGATTggtaaattacttgaagtttattATGACTTCACATATATCAAGATTTTAATGTAtcgcatacaaaaaaaaaaaaagagggaatcatcaatatTTTTTAGTAATTCTAGAGAAACTAAGAAAAACATTTTTCTATATATGAGAAGATATACAAAAGTTTTGAGTCTAGATTAATTAGATTAATCTCATATTTACGTAAGCAAAAggtataaaaattttatatgtcatttttagatctatattttattatatttttagcaTTGTGAAAATGTATAAAGGGTTTTTTTTTCtctacatattatttttttataataaaatttataatttctcagcattatttatatatatttatttatttattttggtgttgctTTTAGATTTGTGTTTTATTTTTGTTAATCCTATATCAGACTCCATAATTTCTTCCCACCACACTCTGACAATGCAAGATGAAGTCAAGAGAGTGTACCCATAATGATCATGACAGGAACCCTACATCTCATATCTTCTTGTCACCGAGTGGCAGCATtcagcacacacacacactctctcctgCAAAGCAGTGCAGCAGAAGCAAGAAGGAAAGctggagaaggaagaaaaaggcAGAGTCAcatgtgcacacacacacacactctcctcCTGCAAAGCAGTGAAGCAGAAGCAAGAAGGAAAGCTGGAGAAGGAAGAAAGAGGGAGAGTCAAAAGGTCAAACTAGTTTGGCAGGTTTGGCCACATAAGCTGGCAAGTGTTATGAGTCCACCACATAAAAAGAGTCCAAAGAATCTGCTTTCCTCCACCACCTAACCCCACATGCTGAACCAAAGGCTCAGAGACACAAAACAAGTATCTAATACTGCTTATGTTTTCTTCTTGGAATAGGAGACCACAAAATTGTTAGACAAtggtcaaaaagaaagaaagaaaagttggGGGTGATCTTGATGTCTTTAGGAATCTTAAACATGACTACAACTCTCATTAACAGGTAGCTACATCATGTCTCTTTCCTCATGGTTATGAGCTGTTTTCTAGAAGGGATAATAAAAGTTGACCATGCATGACAGTTTGACCAAaagccaaacaaaaaaaaaaaaacccctaaATACATGCTTGGACAAAGTATTGCATGTTTAAAATTTTACATCTATCTTATGATATAGGGCTTTTGATCTAGTGGTTGGTGTATATAGCATACATTGTAAGTCATATAATAATGAAAAAGATGAAATGATATCTAGTCATCATCAACCCCCTCCTGATTAGTGGAAAATTAATAATAGGAGAAGagagaataaataattaataatacaTTTTTTTGTTGTATGTTCAAATATTTGATCTttaaattatactccaattttcatattattttttttatccattCCTTCCAGAGTTCAACAAGCACCCATttgaacttcaaaaaaaaaaagaaaaaagaaaatcctGTATCAAAATTCAAACAACTTATATTATCAAAGAAACAAGAACTAAGCATAGTTGATGAAATAATAACAAGGAAGCCAGTAGACCAATAAAAATGAACAAGGGAATCCTCATAAATTATTTGCTAAGAAGTTGGAGATGTATGAGGTAAATTTAATGTATAGGCAAAAAATTTATTATGTGGAATAACATGTGAATTTAATAGATAGACCAAAAATATAGTAAGTAGCAATTAGCTATCAATGTACTTTCCTCCAAAGACCCCACGTGACTATTTCGTTTTTCCCTCGTTGCCAAATTCATGTAATCCAAACTCCGTCTTTAAATACGCCTCATCGGCACACTCCCTCTCTCCCAtcccactcctctctctctctctctctctctctctctctctctctccctgtgtTATGGCTGGGGTTTGGGTGTTCAAGAATGGGGTGGTGCGGCTGGTGGAGAACCCGGGAGACGAGCAGGCGTCGACCGTTCGACGAAAGGCGCTGCTGCACACGCCCACCAACGAGGTGATCACCTCCTACGCGACGCTGGAGCGGGAGCTGCTGGGGCTGGGGTGGGAGCGCTACTACGAGGAACCCGACCTCCTCCAGTTTCACAAGCGCTCCTCCATCGACCTCATCTCCCTCCCCAAGGActtctcccgcttcaagtccatcCACATGTACGACATCGTCGTCAAGAACCGCCACTCCTTCAAGGTCATCGACCTGTAGCCTGCCTGCATGCACACCCAACCCTACTCCTACTTTTGAATAGCGTGTacttttccttcctttttttctctcttgccGGTTTCCGATATATCCTGTGAGTGACAGTGTGGTACGAGCCATGTATACATtatatatgtgatatatatatatatacaccgtgATTTGAGTTCTGAGAGGTTCATCATTAACATGACCGCATTACACAGATAGAGGAAGCAATAACATCATCCTCATCTGCTAGGCTAGTGATGTGAGAGAGCATGCAGAAGGCTGTGTTGACGGAGAGAAAGCGATGGCAACTCGTCGGTGGGGGATAGCACGTGTGGTGGAGGAGGGCATCGGAATGCCTCAAGGATGTCACCCCATGCGTGAACTAAGCGGCGGGAGAATCGATTCATGTCGATCTCCGAGATGGCAGAGAAGAAATATGTCGACCTATTCCGTTGACCGATCGATCGCACAGATCATGTGGAACTAATGCGAACGATGCAATCAGAAGATAATTCATGTGAAGTAGAGCTGCGCGTTCGCTCGTTCGTCCCCCCAAGACAGCTAAAATGGCTCGTCCTTCTCATGCTTTTGGCGATGCCCCGTTGCTTTCGATCGTCGACAAGACGCTCAAATTCCCCACGAGGAGTGCAAGCGCATTAGCAATTATTCGCCTAAAAGTTGCAGACAACGAACAACAAGATCGGATGACCGCCGTAGCGTACGCTTCGTCACGTCATGAAAGCAGCGGCAGCAGCCAACCCAGCAGATTCTGATGTTGAATTCTACTCCCTCTCTTCTTCGGCATCTTCCTAAGGTCCAATCTTTTATTAAATTTTCAGagtattttctctctctctatctctctctctctctctctctctcttattgtcGTCCTGTGATCTCCGTGTCGTCCGTATGGCCTTTGGCTATCGTCCTTTCTTTAGATTCTGACAAGAAATAATGGTTCGATAATTTAGTCTCACATCCAAAACGAAAGTTGACTGACACTTTAATTCGCTTCTTACAGGTTGATGTGATTAGTGTATGTATCATTTAAGTATTTCTCGATTTCAACAAGTTAATAAGTTAATGAAATCGTGATAAAACTAATATCTTAAAGGAAAACTTTGAACCCATCATTAAGCCAATATCTAtgtgtaaaatatattatatgatgTTTCGAATATTCACAAGTTGTTGGTATATTATATCATCACAAAATCAATGTTCTTACGAATGATAAGAAATGTCTATGATGTAAAAtctagaatttaaattttggtaaGTGAACCTAATAAACAGtaagatataaaatttatcataaattgTTTCGAATATTTAATTCGTAGTAAGTGGGACTAATCGAGGGTGTTATTAGATGCCcgataaaataaataatcatgtAGATACAAATCATTTTGTGATAGGAGCCCAAATGAGATTGTGAAAAATTAGATGGGTCACAAATACACAACAATTCTCTTAATATGTTAATTCATTTAGTTATCTACCTATCTAAAACTTCATTTATTTTATTCTATtttatcatctctctctctctctctctctctctctctctctaactaaGGTGATGAAATAAGTTTGAGAATAATCTATGAATCAATTAACAATTGGCTAAAAAGAGAGTGAGATAGCAAAAGAGAATAATGGATTTAATAGCCCAAGCCCAACCCTAGAGGACCAAAAAGAAGCACCAAAGCAAAGGAGGCTCATATGAATCTTCCTTAAAGGTAGAAGAACACACAATCTATTGTATTAGTAAGGGCTGTTTATTTTTCTTGTGTGTGACCTCTTTACCCAACATCTCATGAAGAGAGTCTTGAGGTACCCAAGAAAACACACAATCCAAGAAGATATGCAACGCTAGACTTGGATTCATGTGAATTAAGAATGTGGCTAAATCATCCTAAGCTAAAACAAAATCTCCCCTAACATCGTCGTCTTCGTTCGGTAGCATCGACAAATGTGCAAAGGCAAGAAAATATCCTCGATGTTTAATTTGTTGCAATGTTGATATGGTCAGAATATGATGATCGTGTTTTTAATTCTTAATCTCGAATCGATCAATTCGTTCTTTTCTTAATTTGACACAATCAATTCTCGGTGACAACCCTAATTCTCCAATTTGAAGTCTTGGAGGAAACTTCTTGTGCTCAGGAGAAACCTTACAAGCATGGAAGTGGTGGGTGTCTGTCACCTGTTTGATGAAAAGTCCAGACGGTTCAGTACTTGGACAAAGAAATCCATTCAACTCGCAGTCTTACAAAGCACGCAGTAGACTTTTGTATCCAACGCTGACCACGAGAGAATCTTTGTCTTTCTTGCAGCCTTTGCCCACTGGAGACAGCCAACTCATCCTTTTGGCCAGGAAAACAAGCTTTAAACCCCACACACCCAGTCTTCGTAATGTGTGATCCTCTGTGTCATTGTATAGCTTTCACTTTGTCTTTTGTTTTCCTGCGTTCCAATTGATGCCAATAAGTAGGGCAAAGTTGAGCAATTATTTTCCACATGAAGCTGAGCTTTTTCCGGTGAACCGAAAGGTTGCAGAGAAGTTGTGGAAATTCCAACTGGCGAAAGCTCCGCTTGCTTTGTCTTCAGCCATTCATCCGCACAAGGAAGACTGCGTCAATTGTCTCTCTGCCTCTCGAAGAAGATAAACAGTaagtgagaagaagaagaagaagagattttTATGGATTCAGACCCCCACCAAGCAATGCTTCTCTCATGAACAACTGGAATTCTGCACATCAACAGGTGTAAGACATGACCTTCATGTGCATGTCTGTAGTTGGTGGCATCATCTGCAGCATGACTGTTGTTCTTAGTCATGACCAGTCCAATTCCATCTCTTTCTCGGTCTCTATTAAAGTAGCTTTTATGAGAATAATtatgtgatcatggtggagatatGACATTGAATTATAAGCCGAGATATTTCATGAGATCAATATTTTTGGTAACTAAGGTAGGCTTCTTGACTTAAAAGAGTCTACCGTGGGTCAATGTTGCCTTGGGTTTGGTCTGAGTCAACCATAGAATCTTGACATCAAGTAGATCTATTATTAATGATTTATGTCTTTTAGGTTAATACATCAGTTATCCTATGAGATtaaatcataatataaaaaatatcataacttaGTGATAGGTTTGTATCAATCATCTTATCACATCAgactaaattataataaaatgatattaaaTCATCTAAGCTAATGGCGATCCTTTTATATGTCAGTTGTAAGACTGTATCGGGTGGACCTGATGAAATATCAACAATCATCTGACAAAAATAATATGATTGAGTCAATAATTTTAGTTAATGTCAATGTCGAGCGAATAAAATGTAGCTGTCGATCAAACAGGGGATAGATAATATGTCAGTTTTGTAAGAATGAGGTGTTGATCGAGTGATAATAAAATATCAACAATCATCCACGTGTCGCAATCGCTGTATAAATGATCAATCAAATTTGCTTTGATATCTAGATTTTCCACTTACGAGAGCCACATGATTGCAAAAGAATGAAATATGGgtaaccttctctctctctctctctctctctctctctctctctctctctctaaaactgAAGATTGTTCAACCAAAGTTGTCTCCTCCTCACGGTCCACCAAAACATGGCCACTTCAGCACAAGCCAGAGC from Musa acuminata AAA Group cultivar baxijiao chromosome BXJ2-11, Cavendish_Baxijiao_AAA, whole genome shotgun sequence encodes:
- the LOC135626725 gene encoding flowering-promoting factor 1-like protein 1, giving the protein MAGVWVFKNGVVRLVENPGDEQASTVRRKALLHTPTNEVITSYATLERELLGLGWERYYEEPDLLQFHKRSSIDLISLPKDFSRFKSIHMYDIVVKNRHSFKVIDL